The Chionomys nivalis chromosome 1, mChiNiv1.1, whole genome shotgun sequence sequence TGGGATTCTGCCTATCTCATCTGTAACCAGTGATGTTCTAATGCTGGCCAGGGACCACACTAGACATAGGCTCTGGGGGACTGGGGGAGAACATCTCTCTTGGCCACAAACACCCTTGGTCACTGTTTCTTTCAGTGCCTGACTCTAGTTTTCCTGTGGGAACAACCCCCTCCCATCTCCGTGCCTTGAGTCAGAAGCTCCTTGATACAGGCGTATAGCATATAGCCTGGGTGTTCAAGCAATCCATCTGCTGGCCATTAGGAAAGGTTAATTAAGGTTAATCCTGAGACCCAGACAGTAAGATTGGGGTACAACTCTGAGGCCTGGCTGGACCGGCATAACCTCTGTAATCTGTTTCTAGAAGCCTCTTGAAATCCAAAACCAGTATCTCAGGCCTGACCTTTTGCTCTCTAACCCTCAAAGACCTCAGGATGTTTTTATTCCACCACACAGCAACCATGGAGAAGACGTTCAATAGCTCTTAATTGTTCAGCTTTGGGGTTTGGAGTCTTTGGATCCACACAAAGACAAGAGATGGCATTTTGCTAGTCTGTTTTAGGTCACCTTCTGTAGTGGGAATGGCTTAACATAGGGTATGAGGATGGTGGGAGATAAAGCTGAACATTTTACTATTAAACCACTGTTCTTTCTGGGTTCCAGAAATTTCTGCATAGCCTGGCCACTCAATTTATATCTAACTGGCTCCCATTCCATACTGGGTTGTTTATATAAAGATATAACCAACGAACATAAATGAGCAACATTGCAGGTGCCACCAAGTCCCCATTTTTTTCTCCCATCACAAGCCCAGgccagtgataaaaaaaaattcctttcaaCTGTCTTTATTCTACTGCCATCCTGTGGCTGACCTGTGCCACTGCAGCACCAAGGGGCGCATGCTGCAGAGATCTAAGTAATCTTTGTCCTCACTGGTGTCAGTAGGGCTCCTTGGGAGGCGGTCAGCCCTGGGAGAAGGGTCCCACCAACGGGAGCATCACCAGTCTTGAACTGACTTCTGTTTGATGAACTTTAAGGACAGATAGTACAGGAACAGGAAGCCACAGCTGATGCCAATGACGATGAGGTAGATAGCATAGAGTGGGTGCGAGTTCAGGTCCATGATATCGACCATCTGCGGACACAAACACATGGTGAACTCCCAAGGATGCTGGCCTCTCAGGAGCCCTTGAATTGGAAATTCCCAGTCTTCATTACTTACCTTTTCTCCGGGAACTGTGAAGGTGTGGTTGCCGACCTGCACTGTGTAAGGGTATCCATTAAATTGAATTTGCATTAGCCCCGAGAAACACCAGCGGAGGAAGGACAGTTTGGAAATCCATGCCGGTACTAAAGACAGACAGCAAGAGCTTGGTTATTTACACTGTCTCTGCTGACATTTCTGACTGCCCTGCTAAGTCTCCAACCACTCCTGGAGAGAGGAGTCACGCTGGCTGGAGCCAGGAGAAGAGTTCTCTGAGGACCAAGGGACAAAGAGACAAGGGGGCCAAGGAGTAATGTctgtggctgggggggggggcgacgaCAGTGTGCTGATGAGGCCAAGGAGGGGTGACTCACATGCTTGTTCCTGACCAGTTCTAGACAGCCATTTCATTATGCTGCGTATACTCAACCAGCCCCACACCAGAGACCCTGAGCCTGGGGAACACTCTGCTGGGAGAGGAGGATGCTGAGCCTAGGGAGCACTCTACTGGGAGAGGAAGATCCTGGGCCTGGGGAGCACTCTACTGGGAGAGGAAGATCCTGAGCCTGGGGAGCACTCTACTGGGAGAGGAAGATCCTGAGCCTGGGGAGCACCTGCTGGAAGAGGAGGATCCTGAGCCTGGGGAGCACTCTGCTGGGAGAGGAGGATTCTGAGCCTGGGAAGCACTTTGCTGAGAGAGGACGATCCTGAGTTTGGGGAGCACTCTGCTGGAAGAGGAGGATCCTGAGCCTGGGGAGCACTCTGCTGGGAGATGAGGATCCTGAGCCTGGGGAACACTctgctgggagaggaggaagatgcAAGCCCTCGCCCAGATGTTAGGAAAGGCTAGCTGAGGAGCCAGTGGTGGCAATGGTGAATGTGGAAAAGAGGCCCCATAGGCTTCACAGTGAGCGGCTTCACAAGAGCTGGGAAGGGGGGTGCACGGGGACATCAGAGAGCCAGCAGCTCTGAGAGGCCTTGGACAAAAGAGGGACAGGGACTTGTCCCTCAGAAAGCTCACTCTGCCTTTCTGAACACTGCGAAGGCCAGCGGGAGAGCAGACTCTTTTGTTGGCCCAGGGTTCAATGATGAGGGCCAGAGCCATGTTAAAACCAAGGGGATACTCCAGGCCTGGATCACACTGGTGGATGTGGTGAGGGACCGAGTCAGGGTGACTTTTGGGTATGTGTGAGGCTGTGGAAAGTGTCGTCTATCCCACAGCCTGCAGTGCAGCTGGCAAAGGCATAGAGAGACACCTAACGATGGACTTCCATCTCTCAATGAGGATTTAACCAGCCACAGAGGCTTGGCCAGGCAAAGGAGAGCACGTCTCACCTCCCCACAGGTTGTCCAAGTTTATCATGAAGCCCGCAAACAGGCACAGGTCTCACCTGTCCACAGGTTGTCCAAGTTTATCATGAAGCCCGCAGTTAGATAGAAGGAGTTGTAGAGGGCATTGCAGAAGAAGGAGGACATGTGGAAGGTGGGCAGCAAGGCGGAGGCAGCCAGGGCCATGGTCCTGCAGCAGAAGACCACCAGCCACAGAAGCATGAAGTGCAGGAAGAAGAGCTCAGGGACTGGCCGCAGGTTGGTCAGCCAGTAGATAGGCATCCCATAGATGATGACATAGGCACAGTGCTCAGGCAGTTCTCCGAGGACCTGCAAAGCACAGCCCTTGCTGGAATATGGAGCCAACACCCACGTTTGCCGTTATCCTAAGATGTTTAAGTAGCGGCAGCTCCTAGGGTGTCAGGGCTTCTTCTCAGGGAAGAAGGGGGTGGCAGATAAAGACCCATGAACCTGACCTCTCCCTGGGTTTCTGCTGCAGGAGTATTCCAGAGCTGTGCTCCATGGAGGCAGTTGACATATAAACTCTGCTAAGACCTGGCTCAATTCTTCACCTTTCCTGCCCAGACCTGGCAGCTCTGTGGCTTTAGGAGAGTCATGTGACTTCTCTGAGCCTCTTCCTGGAAACACCTGCCCAGCTTGCTCAGGGGCTCTGGAGATAGAAAGTATTGCTTGGTGTTgcccacttctttctctcttggttCTGGCTACCCAGAAACATATCGTTTCTGCTTCTCAGCCCCAGCCTTTCTGTGGATCATGTAACGACTAGTAAGTCTCTGAAGCTCTTCTAGAGAATTCGATATCTGCTGCCACAGAGACTATTTGGCGGGGTGTTTTCACAAAACCCTTTTTTGCAATGCCCGGAAGCACTTGCTATCCGCCCTGACCTTTGCAAAGAAATATGGACCAGCAGTGTACAGTCCATCTTCCAGCTCATAGTACAGCATTGATCTCTCCGAATGACCTAAagatggggaggagaagggaatgaGTGAGTAGAAATCACCTATAGTATTACTGATGTTGCGTCTCTCAGAATGCCATCTGTCTCTGGTAATGTATCATTGAAATCAGTGATATGAAGCTGGTGTGTTCttcagtggcagaacacttgcccagcatgcacagagcTATAGgcttaatccccagcacttgggggaagACTAGTTATGCTCTCCGAATTTGTTCATATGCTTTGTAAATAACAGGCATGGTGAAGACATCCCACTCCAGGTGGTCCGCACCTACAGCAAGTCACTGCCACACGTAAATCCTGTTCAGACGGGAACAGTTAAGACACCTTGGTTTGCATGCTAATATTAACatgaaaactttcaaaacaactgCTGTATTTATCACACAAGCATGATGAAATAGTTCCATAAAGACATTGTCCCCAAGGCACTGGGAGAAGCACAGGCATCAGCCTCAGACCAGTGCAGGGGAAGCTGATGCCCTCTGTCCAGCTACGCCACAGTCTGCTGAGGAGAGCAGGTGGCACTCACATTTGGAGACGACATCCAGAATGACATTGAAAGGGATGAGTGCTCCTATCATGAACAGCAGGGCTGCTGTGTCCATGAAGAAGAGCGGCTTGATATCATGGCCATAGAAAAGGAACCCGATGATGAGGGACATCAGGCAGGCTTCCGTCCCGTGGATGAGCAGGGTGGGCAGGTCTCGGAAGTCATTGGAAATCTGACgacttttaaagaaagaaaggaaaaagaagtatCAAAGGAACAACATACAGAGCTGTGCGACCTTAGGAGGGTCCTCTCATTGCCAGAAACCTGATTTCCTCATGTGTAGAATGTGGACTGTAATGTCCACCATAGAGTGTCCATGACAACTAAGGAAGAAAACCGACAGAAGTGGGCACTGAATATAGGATTATCCTATGGGAGGCATCCTTCTTGTTTTGGGTTTGAGTCAAGGTCTGTGGCTgtatagtccagggtggccttaaacgtGAGATGCTCTTGTCTCACGTGCTCCCCAGAACTGGCATCTCAGACAAGAACCATCATACATGGTGAATGATGACTTTTATCAGCAGTAAAACGTTTACTACAGGGAATCATCAAATATGTCATACAGATGTTGGCCGCAGTGTGTCTCATGATGGTGAAAGCCTCCCAGCAAAGAGACCATCCAAACAGACTGGACTGTACGAGAGGCTAAGCCACAGACAGTACTCTATTCAGAGTTGAGGTAGAAAATGATTCTTGGTTTGACTAAACAATGTTTGGCTCCTAAACAATGCATGAACCCGctcccatgtctgtgtgtgcagaccCCCAGAAAGACAGCTGTGGTAGGTGCACCTTGATTTCAAGCTTTCATTGAGCGGGGGACAGTGGGAACTCTGCCCTTCCCGGGTCTGAGTTTCTTACGTGGCTGTTTCTGTAATGATTACCACTAATgcgattttgcttttgtttagacAGTAAGATTATCAGGAGTGCTCCATGTCACACTTGGGTCTTAGGGATGCTGGCTTTCACACAGTTTCACTGCTTGCTCCCTCACTTGCTCCTCAGAGGAATGGGCaagcagggagagaaaagagagatgttTACCGGATCAGGGTGGTAAACTGTTGTATCGTTCTGGGCAGCTTAGCAGTAGCTCTACAGTCCGCGTCCTGTGGGAGGGTCTGGCTGTTGAGAAACAGTGTGTGATCAGGTTGGGGGCTCACCACAGAGAGCTTTCCACTCAGGCAGTTGACCCACTGTACCTGACTGTGTAGGTACCCGTGTTGAGTTCCTTCGTCTCTGTTTTCCACAGAAAGTCATCGAAGCCTCGCACTTTTTCTAGGAACAAGGCTGCAAGTGACCGAGCCTTTTCCATGGTGGCCGCTTCCTGTTCTTTGCTGCGCCTGTCAATGCTAGTCAAGTCCACTGTAAGCAGAAGACGTAAGGCCATAGACAGCCTCGTCCCTGGCAGCTCAGCTCTCCCACCCTCTGAGAAGGAACTCGGATGCAATGgtcagagcagagaggcagagaaacctgcttccCTTGCTCTGCCAGATCCGACCACATAAGCAGATGCCACAGGTGAGCCACAGAGCAGGAAGTGGCCAAAAGCAGAGGCCCTGGTCCCAGGCCCCAGTCCCACACCAAGGCTTATTTATCCCAGGGACATTTCTGGAGTGGGCAGGTGCCCTTGGGGCCAAGGGCCTCATCATAGGTATAAAACGGGCCTAAGTCCAGCTGTACATATATTTACCTGTTATCATAAAGTCATAATTTTACTGGGGACTAGCCAAGTTCAGTGGTCACACTGCCCGTGTTAAGCTCTTCCCCAAGGGAATTTAGGGCAGCCCACCCAGTTGGGGAGCAAGGTCACTGGGAGCGACCTTTTGAACCTGAGAAGATGCTACTCTCTGGGTGGCAGACCCATCCTGCAGCCCTCTTCTCATGAGGTTCTGCCCTCCCTCCAATGTCTCTGCAGTACCAGAAAGAGCCAGATCCATCAGTCACAGCCAGGACCAGCCTGCTTTCATTACACTTCACAAGAAAAGAACATTTGTGGGAGGGTCACTATGAATCATGCAGGTTCCGTCGGAGCAGCCTAGAGCTCAAATGTCACATTTGCTGGGCAGCTTGGGCTCCATGTGAGAAGCTCCTGCATCCTAGATCAATGACAGCCACCCGCCCCGGGCCTAGTAGACAAGGACCTAGCCCTGCTCACTCCAAATAATAAGAGAAGGAGACATTTTCAAGTCTTCCATGGGCACTAGGTTTGGGGTAGCCCTTCCAGGTTCACTTCATACTTCCCTGGTATCCAGGTTgacagctgtcctctgccccctTATCTGAGGACACCGGTCAGAGCGTGACACATGGGTAAGAAGTCAGGATGGCAACTGGTGCATGGGTAGGAGAGTTGACCTCTCTGCGAATTCATTGAGGGCATGAGTTCATAGGACAGGGCAGAGAGCTAGGGGAATGACCTTTCGTCCTGGGTAGCTGAGGATGCTGGGATGGCTGTGTGGGTGGCACGGCTAGGAGTCAAGGTTTGGGGCCAGGTACACCTGGGGGAGCTCTGGTCTGCCCCTGCAGCCCTGCTAGAACACAGCAGGCCAGGGGCGAGGTTCCACAGGTCGTATGCAAAGACGGAGCTGACCTTGGAGACACCATGAAGGTGCATACATTGCCATCCTAGGAATAAGTTGGGGTTCTTGGTCATCTAGGGTATTGGTTATAGCTGCTGCCTGCCCAGGCTCTGGTACAGAGGTCACTTGTCCACCCAGGCTGTTTATTCCTCAGCTCTCTTGGGGGGGTGTGTTTACTGGCAGGTGTCCTGAAAAGATCATTGCTCCCATGAATGAAGTGGTTTGTAGCACTCTTAACGGACTATTGAGTGCCTGGGACCCCAGAGAAAGGTAAGGCAGTGACCAAATAAGCAGTCTGTATTCAGAGACCCACTGCCCCGGATCCTTCTTTCTATGCTGCCCGCCTCTGTGGCACACacgggcatatatatatatatatatatatatatatatatatatatatatatatactgtttcCTGCGGACTGCATAAAGACCACGACCATACAAACTGATCCAAGACTTCCTGAATTAtacctccaccccacccacctGCAAATCTCTACCGCTTCCTAACCTGTCCTGCACAGAGGGGCAATTAGTCAGAAGATTGCCATATTCATGCCTTGCTCTTGATCCTGGCAAAGTGACCCGTTTCTCCTTGGAATGCTAACACTCTGTCCTGGGTCCTCCTCACCGGAGGCATGTGGAACAGTGTCTCCCCTGCATCTTTCCAGtaagcattttgttttattttgttcgaTGGtttcgttttcttttcttttgcttgggggaggggtgacGGCAAATGGTTGTGCACCAGGCTACAGACCACTGGCCTCGCTCACTCACCGTAGAAATCGGCAGGGTTGCTGTAGCGAGGACAAGGGTAGCCAATTTCTGTGAAGTACTGCACCATGTGTTGCGCGGCCCCCAGGTAGATAGGGGTGCCGGATGTCATCAGAAGGACCAGGTCAAACAGCCTGAAGATGTCAGAGCGAGGCTGGTGGAGGGAGATGAGCACCAGCCTGTTGCCTTTGGCCAGGCGGGACAGGGTTCTCACCAGGTTGTGGGCAGTGAAGCTGTCAAGGCCGGAAGTGGGTTCATCCAGAATGAGAATTCCTGCGGACATTGCACCGTGAGGCCCGATGACAGGCAAGATGCTGTCTCAGGGCCCCTCCCCTCTGGCTTCCAGCCTCACCTGGGTTCCACAGAAGCTGCACCCCGATGCTCACTCTCCGGCGTTCACCCCCAGACACCCCACGCACATAGGTGTTACCCACGCGGGTGTTGGCGCACTGCCTCAGCCGCAGCTCTGCAATCACGTCCTCTACCTGAGGGAGACAGGCTTAGCATACAGGCTTCCAGGGCTACACTTTATTTCCCCAGCAGCATATCCGCCCCCACTGTTATGTCCCTAGGTTCGGAGTAGATTCAGCCTGGAGAGCACAGGCTGTGGATTGGGAACCAGAAGCCACATAATtagcctcccccgccccccacaacTCACACGAAGCACCCGAAAACCCTCACACAAATAAACGCACACTTATCACCCATTTGACAAGGTCCAGAAAGGAAACTCATGGGGCTAAGTACATTGGCGTGTAAGATGGGTTGGTTAAATTCCAACCGGGCTGGGTCTTCTGGCAAAGCAGGGAAGTCTCAGCCACCAAGGATCGCCAACTGGTTACCCTTTTGTCACGCTGGGCCTGAGAGAAGCTCCTGGGCAGGCGCATCTGGGCAACGAAAGCCAGCGTTTCTCTGACAGTCAGGTTAGGGAGCAGCTGGTCATGCTGGCGCACGTGCGCCACACATTTCCGCACCAGCTGGGGCGTGCTGGGTTGCCCATTGATCCAGATCTGTCCCGATTTCATCTTGCCACCGTGGTCTCTGCCCGTGATCACATCTAGTAGTGAGGCTCTCCCACAGCCTGCAAAGCCAGAGACATCCCTGAGGGCAGAGGTTCTGCAGGGCCAGCTTGCCAGCTACTACGCCCCCCACGCTCTCCAAGCACCAGGACGGCTCTACAGAAGCAACCCCGCTTCGGGGAAATGGACACTCTTACTAGATTCCTGTAGGTGTACCTCAGGCTTTTCTTCTGCAGTCAGCTTGAGCAGACATGGGGGATGGGGGACGGACACTTTCAGATAGAAGAAGGCTGGAGTCTCAACTGCTACAAGCCTATTGCTATGCCTGCTACACTTTGGCCTTCCGTTGCTAACCAACGGCTTTCTCCCGAGCCAGGCTGGGGCTAACTACCCTGCAGAGTGTAGCGTTTTGAGGCTGGAAACTAAACCTTGGCAACATCTCATCCTTCATCATCGTTTGGCTCCTAATTGGCTTTGTGGAAATTACTAATTTGGAACACTCGTAGTCTGTCTTTGAAGAATTCAAGACTACAGTGTAcagtggcggtggtggcacacgcctctaattccagcacttgggaggaagaggactgTGGATTTTTGAGTtgaagactagcctggtctagagagcaagttccaggacagtcagggctacacagaaaaccctgcttccaaaaacaaacaaaccaacaaaaaattccaaacaacaaaaaaaaaatcttaaaaactagTTCTACTTTGAGAAATATAAGGGAAAAATAACAGGTGTTAGATAGCACGTCATTTTCAAGCACTCTGATGGATAAGTTCCCAATGTATCTATATcctgttctcacttttaaaaccagtgtgtttttttctgtcttaaaaaacaagaaagaaaaattagccCTTCATTCACTCTGAACATTGTCTTGATGTGTATTCATTTGGAAAAGAGGAATTCTATTGGAGGGAGTCCCCTAAAGCATTGGGTGAGGTTTGCACTCCTTTAGAACTAATTTCCTGGGAGTcattttgtgacagggtttctctgtgtagccctggctgtcctgaaattcactctgtagaccaggctggctcaaatgcagagatccgcctccctctgtctcccaagtgctgggactaaagacgtgtgccaccaccgcctggctctcctGTAACTGTTTAAACTGTGCTGTGAACCCGCCTCAAGTTTGGAGAATACCCTTCTATCTTGGAGCTGGGGACATTCTGTCCAGGCCTCTCAGGAAAGGTTTGACACTGCGGAGTCTTTTATGAAAtcaatagctttttttttcttttataaacaagGCAAATGCCTACAGACAGTATATGACAAGTCTTGCTTGGCACATGTCACACGCTGCCTACAAAATCCAAGAGCCCAGAGGCCTTTGTTTGTGATCCTCTTGCTCGGTGTAAGGGGCAGCAATTGGGGGCAGCTTGTAGGCTACATATCGGGTGTGCCTGAAAGGTTTCCTGAAAAGTTAGGTTGAGCAAAATATCCCCAAGAGGAGCCGGAAAGAGAGGCGTCAGCCCTGCTCGACAGTGACTCCAGGCTCTGGGAGTGCGGGGCCTGTGCCAGCATTCACGGGTACCAGGGATCCCAAACAGAGGGCAGGAAGATCACATTTCCTAAGCAAAACTGTggcaaaaggcagaggcagccttTGCAGCAGGGGGTGCCTGGTGCCCTAGGGCAAACATTCCCTGAAGAGCCACGGCACTCAAGAGCCTGATACTGTGACTGCCATAGCCTCAGCAGTAACTACATTAACTGGGAAATCCTTTCGTATGGCTGATTCTACAGAACAAGGTATATGCTTggagctatttttttttagaatctattaaaaattattattttggatAGTATGCATATTcatattctctgtgtgtgatcCTAACCAAAGTACTTAAAGTCACAGGAAGTATAATGAATAAATCCTTCTAAGAAAGATACAACAATTTCAGCCACATGATCTAGAAGCCAAGCAATGCTGAGCCTGAACCTGGTCATTATTCAATATGATTCCTGCTCAGCCTCTTTGAAGTTTACCTTCCTTATTAGAAGTCAGGGATGCTGCTGGCTAGAGTGTTATATGGGCCAGGGATGCTGCTGGCTAGAGTGTTATATGGACCAGGGATGCTGCTGGCTAGAGTGTTGTAATAAGAACCAGGGATGCTGCTGGCTTAAGTATTATATGGACCAGGGATGCTGCTGGCTAGAGTGTTATATGGAGCAGGGATGCTGCTGGCTAGAGTGTTGTTATATGGACCAGGGATGCTGCTGGCTAGAGTGTTATTATATGGACCAGGGATGCTGCTGGCTAGAGTGTTATTATATGGACCAGGGATGCTGCTGGCTAGAGAGTTGTTATATGAACCAGGGATGCTGCTGGCTAGAGTGTTGTTATATGGACCAGGGATGCTGCTGGCTGGTGCACCAAGTAGACAAGTATTCACCAATACTCACTGTCATGACCAAGTAATGGCTCGTGTGTCTCCTGGATGCCCAAAAAAGTCGGATACAACAAAAAAGACATGTTAAGCCAAAATACTTTCCCTTGTTTAGATCAGAATCacagggtcagggtcagggtgAGAGGGGCTGAATGAGTGTGCATGTTGTTTCAGTTACAAAGTGCGTTTACATATCGCAGCTCATTTGATCTTTGGTTAGACAGTAAACAGTTCTATCAGGAGAGTGTAAAAGCTTGGAACAGATGTTCGAAGTGTTGAGTAATCTTTCCTCCTGGAAATGATTAATTAAAAGGTATAAAGTACTCTCTCTAGTGCCGTGTAAAGGAGTCTCGGGAAGAACCAAGTGCAAGTTCAAGATTCCAGTCAAGCTAAATCTGTGTCTTTAGGAGACTCACTCAGCTCTTTTGACTTAGTGTTCTCACTTGTCAAATGaacgtgtgtgtatacacatgcatatgcacacagagaACCCTCTAGAAGTATGGAGGACTAGGTGATTTGAGAATCTTCTTCCTAAAATGCTTCCAGACAGAAAGGGAGCAAGGCAGAAGATAATAAGGAAAAGGAACTGTTCTCCAAGCCCCGCACACCCGCAAGGTTCTGTAATCTCAGATTTGGCCTGTGCAAGTGTTTGCTTGAGACAACCCCAATGGTCTGGCTCTTTGCAGGTAGGCAGTTATGCTGGGACTGTGGAGGGGTCATTGGAGTCGAGGCTCTGCCAAGTCATTGGCCATGACCGGAGTCTGGCTG is a genomic window containing:
- the Abcg8 gene encoding ATP-binding cassette sub-family G member 8 isoform X2, which codes for MAEKTSEETRLCNEPILQDASGLQDSLFSSESDNSLYFTYSGQSNTLEVRDLTYQVDVASQVPWFEQLAQFKIPWRSHSNQDSCDLGIQNLSFKVRSGQMLAIIGSSGCGRASLLDVITGRDHGGKMKSGQIWINGQPSTPQLVRKCVAHVRQHDQLLPNLTVRETLAFVAQMRLPRSFSQAQRDKRVEDVIAELRLRQCANTRVGNTYVRGVSGGERRRVSIGVQLLWNPGILILDEPTSGLDSFTAHNLVRTLSRLAKGNRLVLISLHQPRSDIFRLFDLVLLMTSGTPIYLGAAQHMVQYFTEIGYPCPRYSNPADFYVDLTSIDRRSKEQEAATMEKARSLAALFLEKVRGFDDFLWKTETKELNTGTYTVSQTLPQDADCRATAKLPRTIQQFTTLIRRQISNDFRDLPTLLIHGTEACLMSLIIGFLFYGHDIKPLFFMDTAALLFMIGALIPFNVILDVVSKCHSERSMLYYELEDGLYTAGPYFFAKVLGELPEHCAYVIIYGMPIYWLTNLRPVPELFFLHFMLLWLVVFCCRTMALAASALLPTFHMSSFFCNALYNSFYLTAGFMINLDNLWTVPAWISKLSFLRWCFSGLMQIQFNGYPYTVQVGNHTFTVPGEKMVDIMDLNSHPLYAIYLIVIGISCGFLFLYYLSLKFIKQKSVQDW
- the Abcg8 gene encoding ATP-binding cassette sub-family G member 8 isoform X1, whose amino-acid sequence is MAEKTSEETRLCNEPILQDASQGLQDSLFSSESDNSLYFTYSGQSNTLEVRDLTYQVDVASQVPWFEQLAQFKIPWRSHSNQDSCDLGIQNLSFKVRSGQMLAIIGSSGCGRASLLDVITGRDHGGKMKSGQIWINGQPSTPQLVRKCVAHVRQHDQLLPNLTVRETLAFVAQMRLPRSFSQAQRDKRVEDVIAELRLRQCANTRVGNTYVRGVSGGERRRVSIGVQLLWNPGILILDEPTSGLDSFTAHNLVRTLSRLAKGNRLVLISLHQPRSDIFRLFDLVLLMTSGTPIYLGAAQHMVQYFTEIGYPCPRYSNPADFYVDLTSIDRRSKEQEAATMEKARSLAALFLEKVRGFDDFLWKTETKELNTGTYTVSQTLPQDADCRATAKLPRTIQQFTTLIRRQISNDFRDLPTLLIHGTEACLMSLIIGFLFYGHDIKPLFFMDTAALLFMIGALIPFNVILDVVSKCHSERSMLYYELEDGLYTAGPYFFAKVLGELPEHCAYVIIYGMPIYWLTNLRPVPELFFLHFMLLWLVVFCCRTMALAASALLPTFHMSSFFCNALYNSFYLTAGFMINLDNLWTVPAWISKLSFLRWCFSGLMQIQFNGYPYTVQVGNHTFTVPGEKMVDIMDLNSHPLYAIYLIVIGISCGFLFLYYLSLKFIKQKSVQDW